A genomic segment from Diceros bicornis minor isolate mBicDic1 chromosome 5, mDicBic1.mat.cur, whole genome shotgun sequence encodes:
- the ZSCAN29 gene encoding zinc finger and SCAN domain-containing protein 29 isoform X2, producing MAKPTLRGNGTNSETFRQRFRRFHYLEVAGPREAFSQLWELCCRWLRPEVRTKEQIVELLVLEQFLTVLPGEIQNWVQEQCPESGEEAVALVEDLERQPGRPGRSESVEPQPRGVPKKERARSPDLGPQEQMNPKEKLRPFQRSGFPFPKSGVVSRLEQGEPWIPDLGSKEKELPRGSHTGDRRMHADPLPSRRERRSWVEQDHWGFEDEKVAGVHWGYEETRTLLAILSQTEFYEALRNCHRNSQVYGAVAERLREYGFLRTLEQCRTKFKGLQKSYRKVKGGHPPETCPFFEEMEALMSAQVIALPSNGLEEAASHSGLVGSDAETEEPGQGVWQHEEGEEAMAEESDSDEMGQEATPQDPDNLTVLFRRPSGVHWGYEETKTYLAILSETQFYEALRNCHRNSQLYGAVAERLWEHGFLRTAEQCRTKFKSLQTSYRKVKNGQAPETCPFFEEMDALVSARVAAPPSDGQEEETASCPLQETCEAEAGKQAEEAEEAIEDDSEDDEEDTELPPGAVMTRAPVLFQSPSGFEAGFENEENLKRDISEEVQLHRTLLARSERKIPWHLNQGKGSESECRSGRQWEKTPEERRGKPTLPERNLGKVLSHQRPYLGERPHKYLRYGKSFGPNSHLIHQISHQVENPYKCADCGKSFSRSARLIRHRRIHTGEKPYKCLDCGKSFRDSSNFITHRRIHTGEKPYQCGECGKRFNQSSSLIIHQRTHTGEKPYQCEECGKSFNNSSHFSAHRRIHTGERPHVCPDCGKSFSKSSDLRAHHRTHTGEKPYGCHDCGKCFSKSSALNKHREIHTREKLLSQSAPK from the exons ATGGCCAAACCCACTCTGAGAGGGAATGGCACTAACTCGGAGACCTTCCGACAGCGCTTCAGGAGATTTCATTACCTGGAGGTAGCTGGGCCCCGGGAGGCTTTCAGCCAACTCTGGGAACTTTGCTGCCGGTGGCTAAGGCCGGAGGTGCGCACCAAGGAGCAGATTGTAGAATTGTTGGTGCTAGAGCAGTTCCTGACCGTCTTACCTGGGGAGATCCAGAATTGGGTACAGGAGCAATGTCCAGAGAGTGGAgaggaggcagtggctctggtgGAAGATTTAGAAAGACAGCCTGGAAGACCTGGACGTTCG GAGTCAGTGGAACCCCAGCCCAGGGGTGTACCCAAGAAAGAGAGGGCAAGAAGCCCAGACCTGGGACCACAGGAGCAGATGAATCCAAAGGAGAAGCTCAGACCTTTTCAAAGGAGCG GATTTCCATTTCCTAAATCCGGTGTGGTCTCCAGGTTGGAGCAAGGAGAGCCATGGATCCCAGATTTGGGCTCCAAGGAGAAGGAACTCCCAAGAGGCAGTCACACAGGAGACAGACGAATGCATGCTGATCCGTTACCatccaggagagagagaagaagctgGGTGGAGCAGGatcactggggctttgaggatgAGAAGGTGGCAGGTGTGCACTGGGGCTATGAAGAGACCAGAACTCTCCTCGCGATTCTCAGTCAGACTGAGTTTTATGAGGCTCTTCGAAACTGTCACCGCAACAGCCAAGTATATGGGGCTGTGGCTGAGCGGCTCCGAGAGTATGGCTTCCTCCGGACCCTGGAACAGTGTCGGACCAAGTTCAAAGGTCTCCAGAAGAGCTATCGGAAAGTCAAGGGTGGCCACCCACCTGAGACCTGCCCCTTCTTTGAAGAGATGGAAGCCCTGATGAGTGCCCAGGTCATCGCCCTGCCCAGTAACGGCTTGGAAGAGGCAGCTTCTCACTCTGGCCTGGTGGGCAGTGATGCTGAGACTGAGGAGCCAGGGCAAGGGGTCTGGCAGCATGAGGAAGGAGAAGAGGCCATGGCTGAAGAGTCTGACAGTGATGAAATGGGCCAGGAGGCCACCCCACAGGACCCTGACAACTTGACTGTTCTTTTCCGAAGGCCAAGTG GTGTACACTGGGGCTATGAAGAGACGAAGACTTACCTTGCAATTCTTAGTGAGACTCAGTTTTACGAAGCCCTCCGGAACTGTCACCGCAACAGCCAGTTGTATGGAGCAGTGGCTGAGCGGTTATGGGAACATGGCTTCCTTAGGACAGCGGAGCAGTGTCGGACCAAGTTTAAAAGCCTACAAACCAGCTATCGGAAAGTCAAGAATGGCCAAGCACCAGAGACCTGTCCTTTCTTTGAAGAGATGGATGCTTTGGTGAGTGCCCGGGTTGCTGCCCCGCCAAGTGACGGCCAGGAAGAGGAGACAGCCTCTTGCCCTCTCCAGGAGACCTGTGAGGCTGAAGCTGGGAAGCAAGctgaggaggcagaagaggccatAGAAGATGATTCTGAGGATGATGAAGAGGATACTGAGTTACCGCCAGGGGCTGTCATGACGCGTGCTCCAGTCTTATTCCAGAGCCCCAGTG GTTTTGAGGCTGGATTTGAGAATGAAGAGAATCTAAAACGGGATATTTCTGAGGAAGTACAACTACATAGGACATTACTTGCAAGGTCTGAAAGGAAAATTCCCTGGCATCTTAATCAGGGTAAAGGCAGTGAGAGTGAATGTAGATCAGGAAGACAGTGGGAAAAGAccccagaggagagaagaggaaaaccgACACTCCCAGAAAGGAATTTAGGTAAAGTTCTAAGTCATCAGAGACCTTACTTGGGAGAGAGACCCCATAAGTATCTCAGATATGGCAAAAGCTTTGGTCCAAACTCCCACCTCATACATCAGATATCCCATCAGGTGGAAAATCCATATAAATGTGCTGATTGTGGGAAAAGCTTCAGTCGGAGTGCACGCCTCATTAGACACCGGAgaatccacactggagagaaaccttataagTGTCTTGACTGTGGGAAAAGTTTCCGTGACAGTTCAAATTTCATCACCCATAGGAGAatccacacaggagagaaaccgtATCAATGTGGTGAGTGTGGAAAACGCTTCAATCAGAGCTCAAGCCTTATTATTCACCAGAGAACCCACACAGGAGAAAAGCCCTATCAATGTGAAGAGTGTGGAAAAAGCTTCAATAACAGTTCCCATTTTAGTGCACATCGGAGGATACACACAGGAGAGAGACCCCATGTGTGTCCTGACTGTGGAAAGAGTTTCAGTAAGAGTTCTGACTTACGTGCACATCACAGAacccacacaggagagaaaccctatgggTGTCATGACTGTGGCAAGTGCTTCAGTAAAAGCTCTGCTCTTAATAAGCACCGAGAAATCCATACACGTGAAAAACTTCTGTCACAGTCAGCACCTAAGTAA
- the ZSCAN29 gene encoding zinc finger and SCAN domain-containing protein 29 isoform X3 yields the protein MSREWRGGSGSGGRFRKTAWKTWTFGHSLCEGAGSALGEDDTPEIITRVINCSAGVSGTPAQGCTQEREGKKPRPGTTGADESKGEAQTFSKERLEQGEPWIPDLGSKEKELPRGSHTGDRRMHADPLPSRRERRSWVEQDHWGFEDEKVAGVHWGYEETRTLLAILSQTEFYEALRNCHRNSQVYGAVAERLREYGFLRTLEQCRTKFKGLQKSYRKVKGGHPPETCPFFEEMEALMSAQVIALPSNGLEEAASHSGLVGSDAETEEPGQGVWQHEEGEEAMAEESDSDEMGQEATPQDPDNLTVLFRRPSGVHWGYEETKTYLAILSETQFYEALRNCHRNSQLYGAVAERLWEHGFLRTAEQCRTKFKSLQTSYRKVKNGQAPETCPFFEEMDALVSARVAAPPSDGQEEETASCPLQETCEAEAGKQAEEAEEAIEDDSEDDEEDTELPPGAVMTRAPVLFQSPSGFEAGFENEENLKRDISEEVQLHRTLLARSERKIPWHLNQGKGSESECRSGRQWEKTPEERRGKPTLPERNLGKVLSHQRPYLGERPHKYLRYGKSFGPNSHLIHQISHQVENPYKCADCGKSFSRSARLIRHRRIHTGEKPYKCLDCGKSFRDSSNFITHRRIHTGEKPYQCGECGKRFNQSSSLIIHQRTHTGEKPYQCEECGKSFNNSSHFSAHRRIHTGERPHVCPDCGKSFSKSSDLRAHHRTHTGEKPYGCHDCGKCFSKSSALNKHREIHTREKLLSQSAPK from the exons ATGTCCAGAGAGTGGAgaggaggcagtggctctggtgGAAGATTTAGAAAGACAGCCTGGAAGACCTGGACGTTCG GTCACAGTCTCTGTGAAGGGGCAGGAAGTGCGCTTGGAGAAGATGACACCCCTGAAATCATCACAAGAGTTATTAATTGTTCGGCAGGAGTCAGTGGAACCCCAGCCCAGGGGTGTACCCAAGAAAGAGAGGGCAAGAAGCCCAGACCTGGGACCACAGGAGCAGATGAATCCAAAGGAGAAGCTCAGACCTTTTCAAAGGAGCG GTTGGAGCAAGGAGAGCCATGGATCCCAGATTTGGGCTCCAAGGAGAAGGAACTCCCAAGAGGCAGTCACACAGGAGACAGACGAATGCATGCTGATCCGTTACCatccaggagagagagaagaagctgGGTGGAGCAGGatcactggggctttgaggatgAGAAGGTGGCAGGTGTGCACTGGGGCTATGAAGAGACCAGAACTCTCCTCGCGATTCTCAGTCAGACTGAGTTTTATGAGGCTCTTCGAAACTGTCACCGCAACAGCCAAGTATATGGGGCTGTGGCTGAGCGGCTCCGAGAGTATGGCTTCCTCCGGACCCTGGAACAGTGTCGGACCAAGTTCAAAGGTCTCCAGAAGAGCTATCGGAAAGTCAAGGGTGGCCACCCACCTGAGACCTGCCCCTTCTTTGAAGAGATGGAAGCCCTGATGAGTGCCCAGGTCATCGCCCTGCCCAGTAACGGCTTGGAAGAGGCAGCTTCTCACTCTGGCCTGGTGGGCAGTGATGCTGAGACTGAGGAGCCAGGGCAAGGGGTCTGGCAGCATGAGGAAGGAGAAGAGGCCATGGCTGAAGAGTCTGACAGTGATGAAATGGGCCAGGAGGCCACCCCACAGGACCCTGACAACTTGACTGTTCTTTTCCGAAGGCCAAGTG GTGTACACTGGGGCTATGAAGAGACGAAGACTTACCTTGCAATTCTTAGTGAGACTCAGTTTTACGAAGCCCTCCGGAACTGTCACCGCAACAGCCAGTTGTATGGAGCAGTGGCTGAGCGGTTATGGGAACATGGCTTCCTTAGGACAGCGGAGCAGTGTCGGACCAAGTTTAAAAGCCTACAAACCAGCTATCGGAAAGTCAAGAATGGCCAAGCACCAGAGACCTGTCCTTTCTTTGAAGAGATGGATGCTTTGGTGAGTGCCCGGGTTGCTGCCCCGCCAAGTGACGGCCAGGAAGAGGAGACAGCCTCTTGCCCTCTCCAGGAGACCTGTGAGGCTGAAGCTGGGAAGCAAGctgaggaggcagaagaggccatAGAAGATGATTCTGAGGATGATGAAGAGGATACTGAGTTACCGCCAGGGGCTGTCATGACGCGTGCTCCAGTCTTATTCCAGAGCCCCAGTG GTTTTGAGGCTGGATTTGAGAATGAAGAGAATCTAAAACGGGATATTTCTGAGGAAGTACAACTACATAGGACATTACTTGCAAGGTCTGAAAGGAAAATTCCCTGGCATCTTAATCAGGGTAAAGGCAGTGAGAGTGAATGTAGATCAGGAAGACAGTGGGAAAAGAccccagaggagagaagaggaaaaccgACACTCCCAGAAAGGAATTTAGGTAAAGTTCTAAGTCATCAGAGACCTTACTTGGGAGAGAGACCCCATAAGTATCTCAGATATGGCAAAAGCTTTGGTCCAAACTCCCACCTCATACATCAGATATCCCATCAGGTGGAAAATCCATATAAATGTGCTGATTGTGGGAAAAGCTTCAGTCGGAGTGCACGCCTCATTAGACACCGGAgaatccacactggagagaaaccttataagTGTCTTGACTGTGGGAAAAGTTTCCGTGACAGTTCAAATTTCATCACCCATAGGAGAatccacacaggagagaaaccgtATCAATGTGGTGAGTGTGGAAAACGCTTCAATCAGAGCTCAAGCCTTATTATTCACCAGAGAACCCACACAGGAGAAAAGCCCTATCAATGTGAAGAGTGTGGAAAAAGCTTCAATAACAGTTCCCATTTTAGTGCACATCGGAGGATACACACAGGAGAGAGACCCCATGTGTGTCCTGACTGTGGAAAGAGTTTCAGTAAGAGTTCTGACTTACGTGCACATCACAGAacccacacaggagagaaaccctatgggTGTCATGACTGTGGCAAGTGCTTCAGTAAAAGCTCTGCTCTTAATAAGCACCGAGAAATCCATACACGTGAAAAACTTCTGTCACAGTCAGCACCTAAGTAA
- the ZSCAN29 gene encoding zinc finger and SCAN domain-containing protein 29 isoform X1 — protein sequence MAKPTLRGNGTNSETFRQRFRRFHYLEVAGPREAFSQLWELCCRWLRPEVRTKEQIVELLVLEQFLTVLPGEIQNWVQEQCPESGEEAVALVEDLERQPGRPGRSVTVSVKGQEVRLEKMTPLKSSQELLIVRQESVEPQPRGVPKKERARSPDLGPQEQMNPKEKLRPFQRSGFPFPKSGVVSRLEQGEPWIPDLGSKEKELPRGSHTGDRRMHADPLPSRRERRSWVEQDHWGFEDEKVAGVHWGYEETRTLLAILSQTEFYEALRNCHRNSQVYGAVAERLREYGFLRTLEQCRTKFKGLQKSYRKVKGGHPPETCPFFEEMEALMSAQVIALPSNGLEEAASHSGLVGSDAETEEPGQGVWQHEEGEEAMAEESDSDEMGQEATPQDPDNLTVLFRRPSGVHWGYEETKTYLAILSETQFYEALRNCHRNSQLYGAVAERLWEHGFLRTAEQCRTKFKSLQTSYRKVKNGQAPETCPFFEEMDALVSARVAAPPSDGQEEETASCPLQETCEAEAGKQAEEAEEAIEDDSEDDEEDTELPPGAVMTRAPVLFQSPSGFEAGFENEENLKRDISEEVQLHRTLLARSERKIPWHLNQGKGSESECRSGRQWEKTPEERRGKPTLPERNLGKVLSHQRPYLGERPHKYLRYGKSFGPNSHLIHQISHQVENPYKCADCGKSFSRSARLIRHRRIHTGEKPYKCLDCGKSFRDSSNFITHRRIHTGEKPYQCGECGKRFNQSSSLIIHQRTHTGEKPYQCEECGKSFNNSSHFSAHRRIHTGERPHVCPDCGKSFSKSSDLRAHHRTHTGEKPYGCHDCGKCFSKSSALNKHREIHTREKLLSQSAPK from the exons ATGGCCAAACCCACTCTGAGAGGGAATGGCACTAACTCGGAGACCTTCCGACAGCGCTTCAGGAGATTTCATTACCTGGAGGTAGCTGGGCCCCGGGAGGCTTTCAGCCAACTCTGGGAACTTTGCTGCCGGTGGCTAAGGCCGGAGGTGCGCACCAAGGAGCAGATTGTAGAATTGTTGGTGCTAGAGCAGTTCCTGACCGTCTTACCTGGGGAGATCCAGAATTGGGTACAGGAGCAATGTCCAGAGAGTGGAgaggaggcagtggctctggtgGAAGATTTAGAAAGACAGCCTGGAAGACCTGGACGTTCG GTCACAGTCTCTGTGAAGGGGCAGGAAGTGCGCTTGGAGAAGATGACACCCCTGAAATCATCACAAGAGTTATTAATTGTTCGGCAGGAGTCAGTGGAACCCCAGCCCAGGGGTGTACCCAAGAAAGAGAGGGCAAGAAGCCCAGACCTGGGACCACAGGAGCAGATGAATCCAAAGGAGAAGCTCAGACCTTTTCAAAGGAGCG GATTTCCATTTCCTAAATCCGGTGTGGTCTCCAGGTTGGAGCAAGGAGAGCCATGGATCCCAGATTTGGGCTCCAAGGAGAAGGAACTCCCAAGAGGCAGTCACACAGGAGACAGACGAATGCATGCTGATCCGTTACCatccaggagagagagaagaagctgGGTGGAGCAGGatcactggggctttgaggatgAGAAGGTGGCAGGTGTGCACTGGGGCTATGAAGAGACCAGAACTCTCCTCGCGATTCTCAGTCAGACTGAGTTTTATGAGGCTCTTCGAAACTGTCACCGCAACAGCCAAGTATATGGGGCTGTGGCTGAGCGGCTCCGAGAGTATGGCTTCCTCCGGACCCTGGAACAGTGTCGGACCAAGTTCAAAGGTCTCCAGAAGAGCTATCGGAAAGTCAAGGGTGGCCACCCACCTGAGACCTGCCCCTTCTTTGAAGAGATGGAAGCCCTGATGAGTGCCCAGGTCATCGCCCTGCCCAGTAACGGCTTGGAAGAGGCAGCTTCTCACTCTGGCCTGGTGGGCAGTGATGCTGAGACTGAGGAGCCAGGGCAAGGGGTCTGGCAGCATGAGGAAGGAGAAGAGGCCATGGCTGAAGAGTCTGACAGTGATGAAATGGGCCAGGAGGCCACCCCACAGGACCCTGACAACTTGACTGTTCTTTTCCGAAGGCCAAGTG GTGTACACTGGGGCTATGAAGAGACGAAGACTTACCTTGCAATTCTTAGTGAGACTCAGTTTTACGAAGCCCTCCGGAACTGTCACCGCAACAGCCAGTTGTATGGAGCAGTGGCTGAGCGGTTATGGGAACATGGCTTCCTTAGGACAGCGGAGCAGTGTCGGACCAAGTTTAAAAGCCTACAAACCAGCTATCGGAAAGTCAAGAATGGCCAAGCACCAGAGACCTGTCCTTTCTTTGAAGAGATGGATGCTTTGGTGAGTGCCCGGGTTGCTGCCCCGCCAAGTGACGGCCAGGAAGAGGAGACAGCCTCTTGCCCTCTCCAGGAGACCTGTGAGGCTGAAGCTGGGAAGCAAGctgaggaggcagaagaggccatAGAAGATGATTCTGAGGATGATGAAGAGGATACTGAGTTACCGCCAGGGGCTGTCATGACGCGTGCTCCAGTCTTATTCCAGAGCCCCAGTG GTTTTGAGGCTGGATTTGAGAATGAAGAGAATCTAAAACGGGATATTTCTGAGGAAGTACAACTACATAGGACATTACTTGCAAGGTCTGAAAGGAAAATTCCCTGGCATCTTAATCAGGGTAAAGGCAGTGAGAGTGAATGTAGATCAGGAAGACAGTGGGAAAAGAccccagaggagagaagaggaaaaccgACACTCCCAGAAAGGAATTTAGGTAAAGTTCTAAGTCATCAGAGACCTTACTTGGGAGAGAGACCCCATAAGTATCTCAGATATGGCAAAAGCTTTGGTCCAAACTCCCACCTCATACATCAGATATCCCATCAGGTGGAAAATCCATATAAATGTGCTGATTGTGGGAAAAGCTTCAGTCGGAGTGCACGCCTCATTAGACACCGGAgaatccacactggagagaaaccttataagTGTCTTGACTGTGGGAAAAGTTTCCGTGACAGTTCAAATTTCATCACCCATAGGAGAatccacacaggagagaaaccgtATCAATGTGGTGAGTGTGGAAAACGCTTCAATCAGAGCTCAAGCCTTATTATTCACCAGAGAACCCACACAGGAGAAAAGCCCTATCAATGTGAAGAGTGTGGAAAAAGCTTCAATAACAGTTCCCATTTTAGTGCACATCGGAGGATACACACAGGAGAGAGACCCCATGTGTGTCCTGACTGTGGAAAGAGTTTCAGTAAGAGTTCTGACTTACGTGCACATCACAGAacccacacaggagagaaaccctatgggTGTCATGACTGTGGCAAGTGCTTCAGTAAAAGCTCTGCTCTTAATAAGCACCGAGAAATCCATACACGTGAAAAACTTCTGTCACAGTCAGCACCTAAGTAA
- the ZSCAN29 gene encoding zinc finger and SCAN domain-containing protein 29 isoform X5: MSREWRGGSGSGGRFRKTAWKTWTFGFPFPKSGVVSRLEQGEPWIPDLGSKEKELPRGSHTGDRRMHADPLPSRRERRSWVEQDHWGFEDEKVAGVHWGYEETRTLLAILSQTEFYEALRNCHRNSQVYGAVAERLREYGFLRTLEQCRTKFKGLQKSYRKVKGGHPPETCPFFEEMEALMSAQVIALPSNGLEEAASHSGLVGSDAETEEPGQGVWQHEEGEEAMAEESDSDEMGQEATPQDPDNLTVLFRRPSGVHWGYEETKTYLAILSETQFYEALRNCHRNSQLYGAVAERLWEHGFLRTAEQCRTKFKSLQTSYRKVKNGQAPETCPFFEEMDALVSARVAAPPSDGQEEETASCPLQETCEAEAGKQAEEAEEAIEDDSEDDEEDTELPPGAVMTRAPVLFQSPSGFEAGFENEENLKRDISEEVQLHRTLLARSERKIPWHLNQGKGSESECRSGRQWEKTPEERRGKPTLPERNLGKVLSHQRPYLGERPHKYLRYGKSFGPNSHLIHQISHQVENPYKCADCGKSFSRSARLIRHRRIHTGEKPYKCLDCGKSFRDSSNFITHRRIHTGEKPYQCGECGKRFNQSSSLIIHQRTHTGEKPYQCEECGKSFNNSSHFSAHRRIHTGERPHVCPDCGKSFSKSSDLRAHHRTHTGEKPYGCHDCGKCFSKSSALNKHREIHTREKLLSQSAPK; encoded by the exons ATGTCCAGAGAGTGGAgaggaggcagtggctctggtgGAAGATTTAGAAAGACAGCCTGGAAGACCTGGACGTTCG GATTTCCATTTCCTAAATCCGGTGTGGTCTCCAGGTTGGAGCAAGGAGAGCCATGGATCCCAGATTTGGGCTCCAAGGAGAAGGAACTCCCAAGAGGCAGTCACACAGGAGACAGACGAATGCATGCTGATCCGTTACCatccaggagagagagaagaagctgGGTGGAGCAGGatcactggggctttgaggatgAGAAGGTGGCAGGTGTGCACTGGGGCTATGAAGAGACCAGAACTCTCCTCGCGATTCTCAGTCAGACTGAGTTTTATGAGGCTCTTCGAAACTGTCACCGCAACAGCCAAGTATATGGGGCTGTGGCTGAGCGGCTCCGAGAGTATGGCTTCCTCCGGACCCTGGAACAGTGTCGGACCAAGTTCAAAGGTCTCCAGAAGAGCTATCGGAAAGTCAAGGGTGGCCACCCACCTGAGACCTGCCCCTTCTTTGAAGAGATGGAAGCCCTGATGAGTGCCCAGGTCATCGCCCTGCCCAGTAACGGCTTGGAAGAGGCAGCTTCTCACTCTGGCCTGGTGGGCAGTGATGCTGAGACTGAGGAGCCAGGGCAAGGGGTCTGGCAGCATGAGGAAGGAGAAGAGGCCATGGCTGAAGAGTCTGACAGTGATGAAATGGGCCAGGAGGCCACCCCACAGGACCCTGACAACTTGACTGTTCTTTTCCGAAGGCCAAGTG GTGTACACTGGGGCTATGAAGAGACGAAGACTTACCTTGCAATTCTTAGTGAGACTCAGTTTTACGAAGCCCTCCGGAACTGTCACCGCAACAGCCAGTTGTATGGAGCAGTGGCTGAGCGGTTATGGGAACATGGCTTCCTTAGGACAGCGGAGCAGTGTCGGACCAAGTTTAAAAGCCTACAAACCAGCTATCGGAAAGTCAAGAATGGCCAAGCACCAGAGACCTGTCCTTTCTTTGAAGAGATGGATGCTTTGGTGAGTGCCCGGGTTGCTGCCCCGCCAAGTGACGGCCAGGAAGAGGAGACAGCCTCTTGCCCTCTCCAGGAGACCTGTGAGGCTGAAGCTGGGAAGCAAGctgaggaggcagaagaggccatAGAAGATGATTCTGAGGATGATGAAGAGGATACTGAGTTACCGCCAGGGGCTGTCATGACGCGTGCTCCAGTCTTATTCCAGAGCCCCAGTG GTTTTGAGGCTGGATTTGAGAATGAAGAGAATCTAAAACGGGATATTTCTGAGGAAGTACAACTACATAGGACATTACTTGCAAGGTCTGAAAGGAAAATTCCCTGGCATCTTAATCAGGGTAAAGGCAGTGAGAGTGAATGTAGATCAGGAAGACAGTGGGAAAAGAccccagaggagagaagaggaaaaccgACACTCCCAGAAAGGAATTTAGGTAAAGTTCTAAGTCATCAGAGACCTTACTTGGGAGAGAGACCCCATAAGTATCTCAGATATGGCAAAAGCTTTGGTCCAAACTCCCACCTCATACATCAGATATCCCATCAGGTGGAAAATCCATATAAATGTGCTGATTGTGGGAAAAGCTTCAGTCGGAGTGCACGCCTCATTAGACACCGGAgaatccacactggagagaaaccttataagTGTCTTGACTGTGGGAAAAGTTTCCGTGACAGTTCAAATTTCATCACCCATAGGAGAatccacacaggagagaaaccgtATCAATGTGGTGAGTGTGGAAAACGCTTCAATCAGAGCTCAAGCCTTATTATTCACCAGAGAACCCACACAGGAGAAAAGCCCTATCAATGTGAAGAGTGTGGAAAAAGCTTCAATAACAGTTCCCATTTTAGTGCACATCGGAGGATACACACAGGAGAGAGACCCCATGTGTGTCCTGACTGTGGAAAGAGTTTCAGTAAGAGTTCTGACTTACGTGCACATCACAGAacccacacaggagagaaaccctatgggTGTCATGACTGTGGCAAGTGCTTCAGTAAAAGCTCTGCTCTTAATAAGCACCGAGAAATCCATACACGTGAAAAACTTCTGTCACAGTCAGCACCTAAGTAA